The following are encoded in a window of Kitasatospora sp. NBC_01250 genomic DNA:
- a CDS encoding superoxide dismutase, whose amino-acid sequence MGTYSLPDLPYDYSALERAMSAEILELHHSKHHAAYVKGANDTIEQLAEARDKEQLGGLVGLQKTLAFHLSGHVLHSLFWQNLSPEGGDRPDGALADGITEHFGSFEAFRKQLTAATVGVQGSGWGILSWEPLGKRLIVEQVYDHHGNVGQGTTPLLAFDAWEHAYYLQYKNVRPDYVTRLWDVVNWQDVAARFTAATSA is encoded by the coding sequence ATGGGCACCTACTCGCTTCCCGACCTGCCGTACGACTACTCCGCCCTGGAGCGGGCGATGTCCGCCGAGATCCTGGAGCTGCACCACTCCAAGCACCACGCCGCCTACGTCAAGGGCGCCAACGACACCATCGAGCAGCTCGCCGAGGCCCGCGACAAGGAGCAGCTCGGCGGCCTGGTCGGGCTGCAGAAGACGCTGGCCTTCCACCTTTCCGGTCACGTCCTGCACTCGCTCTTCTGGCAGAACCTCTCCCCGGAGGGCGGCGACCGCCCCGACGGCGCCCTCGCCGACGGCATCACCGAGCACTTCGGCAGCTTCGAGGCGTTCAGGAAGCAGCTCACCGCCGCCACCGTCGGCGTCCAGGGCAGCGGCTGGGGCATCCTCTCCTGGGAGCCGCTCGGCAAGCGCCTGATCGTCGAGCAGGTCTACGACCACCACGGCAACGTCGGCCAGGGCACCACCCCGCTGCTCGCCTTCGACGCCTGGGAGCACGCGTACTACCTGCAGTACAAGAACGTCCGCCCCGACTACGTGACCCGCCTGTGGGACGTCGTCAACTGGCAGGACGTCGCCGCCCGCTTCACGGCGGCCACCAGCGCCTGA
- a CDS encoding HoxN/HupN/NixA family nickel/cobalt transporter produces the protein MTTASSPAKTGPDRTSGGGWRQATASITRQEWTRLAGMAGFILALHVVGWFTLVAIVAPQHLSLGSKGFGIGIGVTAYTLGMRHAFDADHIAAIDNTTRKLMHEGKRPLSVGFWFSLGHSSVVFGLAFLLSLGVKALAGPVEDDNSKLHHVTSLIGTTVSGTFLYIIAAINIVILVGIWKVFRQMRSGHFDEAALEEQLNNRGFMNRLLGRVMKSITKPWQMYPLGLLFGLGFDTATEVALLVLAGSSAASGLPWYAILCLPVLFAAGMSLLDTIDGSFMNFAYGWAFSKPVRKVYYNLTITGLSVAVALIIGTVELLGLLADQLDLHGAFWDWVSGIDINLLGFLIVGLFFVVWIGAMVVWKVGRIEEKWSADVRPAAPAPEEA, from the coding sequence ATGACCACAGCCTCCAGTCCCGCCAAGACCGGCCCCGACCGAACCAGCGGCGGTGGCTGGCGGCAGGCCACCGCCTCGATAACCCGCCAGGAGTGGACCCGCCTGGCGGGCATGGCCGGCTTCATCCTGGCCCTGCACGTCGTCGGCTGGTTCACCCTGGTCGCGATCGTCGCCCCGCAGCACCTGAGCCTGGGCAGCAAGGGCTTCGGCATCGGCATCGGTGTCACCGCCTACACACTCGGCATGCGGCACGCCTTCGACGCCGACCACATCGCCGCCATCGACAACACCACCCGCAAGCTGATGCACGAGGGCAAGCGACCGCTCTCGGTGGGCTTCTGGTTCTCCCTCGGCCACTCCTCGGTGGTCTTCGGCCTGGCGTTCCTGCTCTCGCTCGGCGTCAAGGCGCTGGCCGGGCCGGTGGAGGACGACAACTCCAAGCTGCACCACGTGACCAGCCTGATCGGCACCACCGTCTCGGGCACGTTCCTCTACATCATCGCGGCGATCAACATCGTCATCCTGGTCGGCATCTGGAAGGTGTTCCGGCAGATGCGCTCGGGCCACTTCGACGAGGCGGCGCTGGAGGAGCAGCTGAACAACCGCGGCTTCATGAACCGGCTGCTCGGCCGGGTGATGAAGTCGATCACCAAGCCGTGGCAGATGTACCCGCTCGGGCTGCTCTTCGGGCTGGGCTTCGACACCGCCACCGAGGTGGCGCTGCTGGTGCTGGCCGGTTCCTCCGCCGCCTCGGGGCTGCCCTGGTACGCGATCCTGTGCCTGCCGGTGCTGTTCGCGGCCGGCATGTCGCTGCTGGACACCATCGACGGCTCGTTCATGAACTTCGCCTACGGCTGGGCGTTCTCCAAGCCGGTGCGCAAGGTCTACTACAACCTGACCATCACCGGCCTGTCGGTGGCCGTCGCGCTGATCATCGGCACCGTGGAACTGCTCGGCCTGCTCGCCGACCAGCTCGACCTGCACGGCGCGTTCTGGGACTGGGTCAGCGGGATCGACATCAACCTGCTCGGCTTCCTGATCGTCGGGCTCTTCTTCGTGGTCTGGATCGGCGCGATGGTGGTCTGGAAGGTGGGACGGATCGAGGAGAAGTGGTCGGCCGACGTGCGCCCGGCCGCGCCGGCCCCTGAGGAAGCCTGA
- the tsaD gene encoding tRNA (adenosine(37)-N6)-threonylcarbamoyltransferase complex transferase subunit TsaD produces MPASPVVLGIESSCDETGAGLVRDGVLLGQAVASSMDEHARFGGVVPEIAARAHVQAMAPVVREALDRAGLTLADVGAVAVTTGPGLAGALQVGVAAAKGYAFSLGVPLYGVHHLAGHVAAATLDGGPLPDPCVVLIVSGGHTSLLLVRDLAKDPIVHLGDTLDDAAGECFDKVARILGLPYPGGPAIDRAAKAGDRSAVRFPRPLSGRADPPYAFSFSGLKTAAARWVEAQRAGGAEPRVADAAAALQEAIADTLTRKAVRACRDHAIGTLVLVGGVAANSRVRALAERRCAAAGIALRVPPVGLCTDNGAMVAAVGDLLVRAGAEPAPADLSIDPSAPLEFARLTPTAREPQLTG; encoded by the coding sequence ATGCCCGCCTCCCCCGTGGTGCTGGGCATCGAGTCCTCCTGCGACGAGACCGGCGCCGGCCTGGTGCGCGACGGCGTGCTGCTCGGGCAGGCGGTGGCCTCCAGCATGGACGAGCACGCCCGGTTCGGCGGTGTGGTGCCGGAGATCGCCGCCCGCGCCCACGTCCAGGCGATGGCACCGGTGGTGCGCGAGGCGCTCGACCGGGCCGGCCTCACCCTGGCCGACGTCGGCGCGGTGGCCGTCACCACCGGCCCCGGCCTGGCCGGGGCGCTGCAGGTCGGGGTCGCCGCCGCCAAGGGCTACGCCTTCTCGCTGGGCGTGCCGCTGTACGGGGTGCACCACCTGGCCGGGCACGTGGCCGCCGCGACGCTGGACGGCGGGCCGCTGCCCGACCCGTGCGTGGTGCTGATCGTCTCCGGCGGCCACACCTCGCTGCTGCTGGTGCGCGACCTGGCCAAGGACCCGATCGTGCACCTCGGCGACACCCTGGACGACGCGGCCGGCGAGTGCTTCGACAAGGTGGCCCGGATCCTGGGCCTGCCCTACCCGGGCGGCCCGGCGATCGACCGCGCGGCCAAGGCGGGCGACCGGTCCGCCGTCCGCTTCCCGCGCCCGCTCAGCGGGCGGGCCGACCCGCCCTACGCCTTCTCCTTCTCCGGTCTCAAGACCGCCGCCGCCCGCTGGGTGGAGGCGCAGCGGGCGGGCGGGGCCGAGCCGCGGGTCGCCGACGCCGCCGCCGCGCTGCAGGAGGCGATCGCCGACACGCTGACCCGCAAGGCGGTGCGTGCCTGCCGCGACCACGCGATCGGCACCCTGGTGCTGGTCGGCGGGGTGGCCGCCAACTCGCGGGTCCGTGCGCTGGCCGAACGGCGCTGCGCGGCGGCGGGCATCGCGCTGCGGGTACCGCCGGTGGGCCTGTGCACCGACAACGGCGCGATGGTCGCCGCCGTCGGCGACCTGCTGGTGCGGGCCGGGGCCGAACCCGCCCCCGCGGACCTCTCGATCGACCCCTCGGCCCCGCTGGAGTTCGCGCGGCTGACCCCGACGGCACGGGAGCCGCAGCTCACCGGGTGA
- a CDS encoding HoxN/HupN/NixA family nickel/cobalt transporter — protein sequence MSLPENPVIPAPAATAPAAGTPPRWQRADTIRTAGLLTVIVAMHVVGFAVLLGMVTPHHYEIGGKVFGLGLGITAYTLGMRHAFDADHIAAIDNTTRKLMADGQRPVSVGFWFAIGHSTIVMGLAALIATGAKIAGTLVDDKSNARLTLGVIGTSVSGGFLYLIAALNLVALFGIHRVFKAMRAGQFDEHELEKHLANRGFMNRILGRLTNSITRPWQMYPIGVLFGLGFDTATEVTLMVMAGSGAAAGLPWYAILLLPLLFASGMSLFDTLDGTFMNFAYHWAFSNPVRKVYYNLTITGLSIAVAFFIGTIELVGVLHDKLDLTDPVSGWISGIDLNNVGYVIVGLFVVVWACALGYWKFAGVEKRWAGAPAAD from the coding sequence ATGAGTCTGCCCGAAAACCCCGTCATACCCGCCCCGGCCGCGACAGCCCCGGCGGCCGGCACTCCCCCGCGCTGGCAGCGCGCCGACACGATCCGCACCGCCGGACTGCTGACGGTCATCGTGGCCATGCACGTGGTGGGCTTCGCCGTCCTGCTGGGCATGGTCACCCCGCACCACTACGAGATCGGCGGCAAGGTCTTCGGCCTCGGTCTGGGCATCACCGCCTACACCCTCGGCATGCGGCACGCCTTCGACGCCGACCACATCGCCGCCATCGACAACACCACCCGCAAGCTGATGGCCGACGGTCAGCGGCCGGTCTCGGTCGGCTTCTGGTTCGCCATCGGCCACTCCACCATCGTGATGGGGCTGGCCGCGCTGATCGCGACGGGTGCCAAGATCGCGGGCACCCTGGTGGACGACAAGTCCAACGCCCGGCTGACGCTGGGCGTCATCGGCACCAGCGTCTCCGGCGGCTTCCTCTACCTGATCGCCGCCCTCAACCTGGTCGCGCTCTTCGGCATCCACCGGGTCTTCAAGGCGATGCGGGCCGGCCAGTTCGACGAGCACGAGCTGGAGAAGCACCTGGCCAACCGCGGGTTCATGAACCGGATCCTGGGCCGGCTGACCAACTCCATCACCCGCCCCTGGCAGATGTACCCGATCGGTGTGCTCTTCGGCCTCGGCTTCGACACCGCCACCGAGGTGACGCTGATGGTGATGGCCGGCTCCGGCGCCGCCGCGGGGCTGCCCTGGTACGCGATCCTGCTGCTGCCGCTGCTCTTCGCCTCGGGCATGAGCCTGTTCGACACGCTCGACGGCACCTTCATGAACTTCGCCTACCACTGGGCGTTCTCCAACCCGGTCCGCAAGGTGTACTACAACCTCACCATCACCGGGCTCTCGATCGCGGTGGCCTTCTTCATCGGCACCATCGAGCTGGTCGGCGTGCTGCACGACAAGCTGGACCTCACCGACCCGGTCAGCGGCTGGATCTCCGGGATCGACCTCAACAACGTCGGCTACGTGATCGTCGGCCTGTTCGTGGTGGTCTGGGCCTGCGCGCTGGGGTACTGGAAGTTCGCGGGGGTGGAGAAGCGCTGGGCCGGGGCCCCGGCCGCTGACTGA
- a CDS encoding glycosyltransferase family 4 protein, whose product MTGRRAGAGRTVLLATPYFPPDTGGVEQYTWQLARQLRERHGYRVVVAATVGDGGAIGRHEADGLVVHRLPAPLRISRTRIGAGWRAALGALIREEQVDLVNAHAPVPLFADAAARACGPLPFVLTYHTGRMRKGDPLGTAVCSLYERTLLAGTVRRAGELICSSDYVRADLARLFAGRAVTVSPGVDLARFAPSPLPGEPRILFVGSLERATAYKGLPDLLRVLGELARRVPGVRLEVVGDGSAAAAHRRLAYRLGVAHLVRFSGRLTGDELVAAYRRSRVLALPTHYDSFPSVLVEAMACGRPVVSTRVGGIPSLVAEGESGLLADPGDLPALTTALAAVLTDDPLAGRLGAAGRRLAAAELSWERQADRTAEVFARALSRRRRRGVAVVAPYYPPKIGGVEGYAARVAGAVAADPGLRAAVITTNTAGRRTTVTVEDGLPVVRLGTWARLSNTPLSPLWPLQLPYWLRRLGIDVVSAHAPVPGLGDLAVALSGPRPTVLTYHAGSMAKGQRGVDQLIGGYERLVLPRLFARAGALVAVSPVSLAANRRGAVRIPPGVDTERFTPGPPAAERPPTVLYVGRMDRTSAWKGVPVLLTAFAQLADQPRARLRLVGDGDAVPELRAEAERLGVAGRVEFTGALTGAPLVAELQHAALLVLPSLSSAESFGMTLIEAMACATPVVGSRVGGIPHVVDDEVTGLLVEPGDPQALAAACRRLLTDAGTAERFGTAGRRHVVEHYAWPGLTRRYLALFRALSPA is encoded by the coding sequence ATGACCGGCCGTCGGGCAGGCGCCGGGCGCACCGTGCTACTGGCCACCCCCTACTTCCCGCCCGACACCGGCGGGGTCGAGCAGTACACCTGGCAGCTGGCCCGGCAGCTGCGGGAGCGGCACGGCTACCGCGTGGTGGTCGCCGCCACGGTGGGGGACGGCGGCGCCATCGGGCGCCACGAAGCGGACGGGCTCGTGGTGCACCGGCTGCCCGCCCCGCTGCGGATCTCCCGCACCCGGATCGGCGCCGGCTGGCGCGCCGCGCTGGGCGCGCTGATCCGCGAGGAGCAGGTGGACCTGGTCAACGCGCACGCCCCCGTGCCGCTCTTCGCCGACGCCGCCGCCCGGGCCTGCGGTCCGCTGCCGTTCGTGCTGACCTACCACACCGGGCGGATGCGCAAGGGCGATCCGCTGGGCACCGCCGTCTGCTCGCTCTACGAGCGCACCCTGCTGGCCGGCACGGTGCGCCGGGCCGGCGAGCTGATCTGCTCCTCCGACTACGTCCGGGCCGACCTGGCCCGCCTCTTCGCCGGCCGGGCCGTCACCGTCTCGCCCGGGGTGGACCTGGCGCGGTTCGCCCCGAGCCCGCTGCCGGGCGAGCCGCGGATCCTCTTCGTCGGCTCGCTGGAGCGCGCCACCGCCTACAAGGGCCTGCCCGATCTGCTGCGCGTGCTGGGCGAGTTGGCGCGGCGGGTGCCCGGGGTGCGACTGGAGGTGGTCGGCGACGGATCGGCCGCCGCCGCGCACCGGCGCCTGGCCTACCGGCTGGGCGTCGCCCACCTGGTGCGGTTCAGCGGCCGGCTGACCGGGGACGAGCTGGTCGCCGCCTACCGCCGCTCCCGGGTGCTGGCGCTGCCCACCCACTACGACAGCTTCCCCAGCGTGCTGGTGGAGGCGATGGCCTGCGGGCGCCCGGTGGTCAGCACCCGGGTCGGCGGCATCCCCTCGCTGGTGGCCGAGGGCGAGTCGGGCCTGCTCGCCGACCCCGGTGACCTGCCGGCCCTGACCACCGCGCTGGCCGCCGTGCTGACCGACGACCCGCTCGCCGGGCGGCTCGGTGCGGCGGGCCGACGGCTCGCGGCGGCCGAGCTCTCCTGGGAGCGGCAGGCCGACCGGACGGCGGAGGTCTTCGCCCGGGCGCTGAGCCGCCGGCGCCGGCGCGGGGTGGCGGTGGTGGCGCCGTACTACCCGCCGAAGATCGGCGGGGTGGAGGGCTACGCGGCCCGGGTCGCCGGGGCGGTGGCCGCCGACCCCGGGCTGCGGGCCGCCGTGATCACCACCAACACCGCGGGCCGGCGCACCACCGTCACGGTCGAGGACGGCCTGCCGGTGGTCCGGCTCGGCACCTGGGCCCGGCTCTCCAACACTCCGCTCAGCCCGCTCTGGCCGCTCCAACTGCCCTACTGGCTGCGCCGGCTGGGTATCGACGTGGTCAGCGCACACGCCCCGGTGCCGGGCCTGGGCGACCTGGCGGTGGCGCTCAGCGGCCCGCGGCCGACCGTGCTGACCTACCACGCCGGCTCGATGGCCAAGGGGCAGCGCGGGGTGGACCAGCTGATCGGCGGCTACGAACGCCTGGTGCTGCCACGGCTCTTCGCGCGAGCCGGGGCGCTGGTCGCGGTCTCCCCGGTCTCGCTGGCGGCGAACCGGCGCGGTGCGGTGCGGATCCCGCCGGGCGTGGACACCGAGCGCTTCACCCCGGGCCCGCCGGCCGCCGAGCGCCCGCCCACGGTGCTCTACGTCGGACGGATGGACCGCACCTCGGCCTGGAAGGGCGTGCCGGTGCTGCTGACCGCCTTCGCGCAGCTCGCCGACCAGCCGCGGGCCCGGCTGCGCCTGGTCGGCGACGGCGACGCCGTCCCCGAGCTGCGCGCCGAGGCCGAGCGGCTGGGGGTGGCCGGGCGGGTGGAGTTCACCGGGGCGCTCACCGGGGCGCCGCTGGTCGCCGAACTCCAGCACGCCGCGCTGCTCGTACTGCCCTCGCTGAGCTCGGCGGAGTCCTTCGGGATGACCCTGATCGAGGCGATGGCCTGCGCCACCCCCGTGGTCGGCTCCCGGGTGGGCGGCATCCCGCACGTGGTGGACGACGAGGTGACCGGCCTGCTGGTGGAGCCCGGCGATCCGCAGGCGCTGGCCGCCGCCTGCCGGCGCCTGCTCACGGACGCCGGCACCGCTGAGCGCTTCGGCACCGCGGGCCGACGGCACGTCGTCGAGCACTACGCCTGGCCCGGCCTGACGCGGCGCTACCTGGCACTGTTCCGAGCGCTGTCGCCGGCCTGA
- a CDS encoding polysaccharide pyruvyl transferase family protein, which produces MNAQRDQVARGSAYLLAATVGSAGLGFLFWVAAARLFTPAQVGTATSLTNAITLIAYFSLCGLNSTLVRFPAPPERRHAQINRALLLVFAAGCVLGTGYLLGLPLYGARLLAVRHDPVQAVLVVLFCALSAVNLLTDAVFIGERLPQYNTLVDGVLQGLSKLGLPFLLTGLGAFGLVTAVGGGYAVAVLASLWFLRRRIGLRPALRGGGTRLREQLGFSVGSYLSSLLNLLPLLVLPLLVLQRLGTAAAAYYFVAFQVANLANAVSFAVCESMFAEISADESRFGPVLRRSVRLIALVQLPGAVLLAAGSGLLLRLFGGAYPARAQSLLVVLAVGTTAVALNTVGSFVLKLVRRMAPLIWSNVVYAVVTIGLAALWAGRGLVWFGCAWGLGNLASGLYAVLALYRTRLPGRRGPRHAAPARTARPSAPRTEATAMKVLVVNAYVRENAGDAALLAVCLRQVRAAFPQARVTVAGMEDRAVHPAFDGAANLGSIRRYVADAAIGTPRRILRKAVGFLVSLGLLLPPRVLAGPLAGLLRPLLPAEVRREVDAVASADLVVSMGGGYFNARPGLDGYQNVFYVVLPLLLALRRGVPVVLAPQSFGPFPAPAQRRLAAYVVRRAALVLAREDVSVDILAECGVRGTPVRRAVDSGFAFAPPPQGDWRARIGVDPHATLVGMTARQWLAPGRQEQYERALAATIDAVRATGAQVVLIPQVTTDYLGDDDRIVERRIAGYCATPPLRVDETVDYRDLKGLYAECAYVLGTRFHSVIFALTSGVPCIAIEYEHKTRGIMRDLGLESWVLPIADVSAASLGTLVERLRTGREEYLRTLAEKLPGYVARAEELPELLRAATARRPVGAGA; this is translated from the coding sequence ATGAACGCCCAGCGCGACCAGGTGGCCCGCGGCTCCGCCTACCTGCTGGCCGCCACCGTCGGCTCCGCCGGCCTGGGCTTCCTCTTCTGGGTGGCCGCCGCCCGCCTGTTCACCCCGGCCCAGGTCGGCACGGCCACCTCGCTCACCAACGCGATCACGCTGATCGCCTACTTCAGCCTCTGCGGCCTGAACAGCACCCTGGTGCGGTTCCCCGCCCCGCCCGAGCGGCGGCACGCGCAGATCAACCGGGCGCTGCTGCTGGTCTTCGCGGCCGGCTGCGTGCTCGGTACCGGCTACCTGCTGGGCCTGCCGCTGTACGGCGCCCGGCTGCTGGCGGTGCGCCACGACCCGGTGCAGGCCGTGCTGGTGGTGCTGTTCTGCGCGCTGTCGGCGGTCAACCTGCTCACCGACGCGGTCTTCATCGGCGAGCGGCTCCCGCAGTACAACACCCTGGTCGACGGTGTGCTGCAGGGCCTGAGCAAGCTGGGGCTGCCGTTCCTGCTGACCGGTCTGGGCGCGTTCGGGCTGGTCACGGCGGTCGGCGGCGGCTACGCGGTGGCGGTGCTGGCCTCGCTCTGGTTCCTGCGCCGCCGGATCGGCCTGCGCCCGGCCCTGCGCGGCGGCGGCACCCGGCTGCGCGAGCAACTGGGCTTCTCGGTGGGCAGCTACCTGTCCAGCCTGCTGAACCTGCTGCCGCTGCTGGTGCTGCCGCTGCTGGTGCTCCAGCGGCTCGGCACGGCGGCTGCCGCGTACTACTTCGTCGCCTTCCAGGTCGCGAACCTGGCCAACGCCGTCTCGTTCGCGGTCTGCGAGTCGATGTTCGCCGAGATCTCCGCCGACGAGTCGCGCTTCGGGCCGGTGCTGCGCCGCTCGGTCCGGCTGATCGCGCTGGTCCAGTTGCCGGGCGCGGTGCTGCTGGCCGCGGGCAGCGGGCTGCTGCTGCGGCTGTTCGGCGGCGCCTACCCGGCCCGGGCGCAGAGCCTGCTGGTGGTGCTGGCCGTGGGCACCACCGCGGTGGCACTGAACACCGTGGGCAGTTTCGTGCTCAAGCTGGTGCGCCGGATGGCGCCGCTGATCTGGAGCAACGTCGTCTACGCCGTGGTGACCATCGGCCTGGCCGCGCTGTGGGCCGGGCGCGGCCTGGTCTGGTTCGGCTGCGCCTGGGGCCTGGGCAACCTCGCCTCCGGTCTGTACGCCGTCCTCGCGCTGTACCGCACCCGGCTGCCGGGCCGGCGCGGCCCCCGTCATGCCGCCCCCGCGCGGACCGCCCGTCCCTCCGCCCCACGAACGGAAGCCACCGCCATGAAGGTCCTCGTCGTCAACGCCTACGTCCGCGAGAACGCGGGCGACGCCGCCCTGCTGGCGGTCTGTCTGCGCCAGGTGCGCGCCGCCTTCCCGCAGGCCCGCGTCACCGTCGCCGGGATGGAGGACCGGGCGGTCCACCCGGCCTTCGACGGCGCCGCCAACCTCGGCTCGATCCGCCGCTACGTGGCGGACGCCGCGATCGGCACCCCGCGCCGGATCCTGCGCAAGGCGGTGGGCTTTCTGGTCTCGCTCGGCCTGCTGCTGCCGCCGCGGGTGCTGGCCGGGCCACTGGCCGGGCTGCTGCGCCCGCTGCTGCCGGCCGAGGTGCGCCGCGAGGTGGACGCGGTGGCCTCCGCCGACCTGGTGGTCTCGATGGGCGGCGGCTACTTCAACGCCCGCCCCGGGCTGGACGGTTACCAGAACGTCTTCTACGTGGTGCTGCCGCTGCTGCTGGCGCTGCGCCGGGGCGTGCCGGTGGTGCTGGCCCCGCAGTCCTTCGGCCCGTTCCCGGCCCCGGCCCAGCGCCGGCTGGCCGCCTACGTGGTGCGCCGGGCCGCGCTCGTGCTGGCCAGGGAGGACGTCAGCGTGGACATCCTGGCCGAGTGCGGGGTGCGCGGCACCCCGGTGCGCCGCGCGGTGGACTCCGGCTTCGCCTTCGCGCCGCCGCCGCAGGGCGACTGGCGGGCCAGGATCGGCGTGGACCCGCACGCCACGCTGGTCGGGATGACCGCCCGCCAGTGGCTGGCCCCGGGCCGACAGGAGCAGTACGAGCGGGCGCTGGCGGCCACCATCGACGCGGTGCGGGCCACCGGCGCCCAGGTGGTGCTGATCCCGCAGGTCACCACCGACTACCTGGGCGACGACGACCGGATCGTGGAGCGCCGGATCGCCGGTTACTGCGCCACGCCGCCGCTGCGGGTGGACGAGACGGTCGACTACCGCGACCTCAAGGGCCTGTACGCCGAGTGCGCCTACGTGCTGGGCACCCGGTTCCACTCGGTGATCTTCGCGCTGACCAGCGGGGTGCCGTGCATCGCGATCGAGTACGAGCACAAGACCCGCGGCATCATGCGGGACCTGGGGCTCGAATCCTGGGTGCTGCCGATCGCCGACGTCTCGGCGGCCAGTCTCGGCACGCTGGTGGAGCGGCTGCGGACCGGGCGTGAGGAGTACCTGCGGACCCTGGCCGAGAAGCTGCCCGGCTACGTCGCCCGGGCCGAGGAACTGCCCGAGCTGCTGCGCGCGGCCACCGCCCGCCGGCCGGTGGGGGCGGGCGCATGA
- a CDS encoding glycosyltransferase family 4 protein: protein MTERSTGPDSARTGRVLLVSHYYPPHVGGIENVVRQEAEQLARRGSVVSVLTTGGRRSTAELEAGVRVLRHAAWNGIERRTGVPFPVPSPGLLAQTVREARRAEVIHLHDCLYPTSWAAWAASALTRTPLVLTQHVGLVAHPSALVRGAQRAVYGVFGRLLLRRARRVLVLNDTVRAFTRAHGARPHTVRQLANGVDTALFHPAGSAAEVRQVRERYGLPVDRVLVVFVGRLVPKKGYDLLRAAADPAYELVFVGTGAGGGKGERSRGAEAGVHHLGALAPEQVAEVYRACDVFALPSTAEGFPLTVQEAMAAGLAVVTTDEPGYAPYALDRAGVSLLPRDAMRLRAELVALAADAPRRERMGRYARAYAERSFGWAGHVRALLGHYAVAGAGRPGGPTAAAADADAAAGTG, encoded by the coding sequence GTGACCGAGCGGAGCACAGGACCTGACAGCGCCAGGACCGGCCGGGTCCTGCTGGTCAGCCACTACTACCCGCCGCACGTGGGCGGGATCGAGAACGTGGTGCGCCAGGAGGCCGAGCAACTCGCCCGCCGCGGCTCGGTGGTGAGCGTGCTGACCACCGGGGGCCGGCGCAGCACGGCGGAGCTGGAGGCGGGGGTGCGGGTGCTGCGCCACGCCGCCTGGAACGGGATCGAGCGGCGCACCGGCGTGCCGTTCCCGGTGCCCTCGCCCGGGCTGCTGGCGCAGACGGTGCGCGAGGCCCGCCGGGCCGAGGTGATCCATCTGCACGACTGCCTCTACCCGACCTCCTGGGCCGCCTGGGCCGCCTCCGCGCTCACCCGCACCCCGCTGGTGCTGACCCAGCACGTCGGCCTGGTGGCGCACCCCTCGGCGCTGGTGCGCGGCGCGCAGCGGGCGGTGTACGGGGTGTTCGGGCGGCTGCTGCTGCGCCGGGCCCGGCGGGTGCTGGTGCTCAACGACACGGTCCGCGCGTTCACCCGGGCCCACGGCGCCCGGCCCCACACCGTACGGCAGTTGGCCAACGGCGTGGACACCGCGCTGTTCCACCCGGCCGGCTCGGCCGCGGAGGTGCGGCAGGTGCGCGAGCGGTACGGGCTGCCGGTGGACCGGGTGCTGGTGGTCTTCGTCGGGCGGCTGGTCCCCAAGAAGGGCTACGACCTGCTGCGGGCGGCGGCCGACCCGGCCTACGAGCTGGTCTTCGTCGGCACGGGCGCCGGGGGCGGGAAGGGGGAGAGGAGCAGGGGAGCGGAAGCCGGGGTGCACCACCTCGGGGCGCTGGCGCCCGAGCAGGTCGCCGAGGTCTACCGGGCCTGCGACGTGTTCGCGCTGCCCTCCACCGCCGAGGGCTTCCCGCTCACCGTGCAGGAGGCGATGGCCGCCGGCCTCGCGGTGGTCACCACCGACGAGCCGGGCTACGCGCCCTACGCGCTGGACCGTGCCGGGGTCAGCCTGCTGCCGCGCGATGCGATGCGGTTGCGGGCCGAACTGGTGGCGCTGGCCGCCGACGCGCCCCGCCGCGAGCGGATGGGGCGCTACGCGCGGGCGTACGCGGAGCGCAGCTTCGGCTGGGCCGGGCACGTGCGGGCGCTGCTGGGCCACTACGCGGTGGCCGGTGCGGGGCGGCCGGGCGGCCCGACCGCTGCTGCGGCGGATGCGGATGCGGCGGCGGGGACCGGATGA